GCGAATTGCAGGGCCTGACCCGCACGTCGGGCCGTACCGTCAGCCTGGGTCTGGAACCCAATCCGCAGCTTCGGGGCGAAGTGAGCGACGTGCTGAACGATCTGGTGCGGAACTCGTTTGGGCGTTATCAGCTGGGCAATCTGGTGGAGGGCCAGCCGCTGAGTGTGGTGGCCCGCGTGCAGGTGACGGTTCCGGCAGACACGACCATCCCGCTGGGCGTGACGCGGGTCCGGCTGGCGTGGACGGGGCTGGACGGCGTGCGGCACAGCATCCGGGCGCAGCTGGATTTGCCGGTGATGGACGCGGCAACGTACGACGCACTGCCGGATGATGCGGAGGTCTCGGAGGCGGTGAGTCTGCTGACGATGGAGCAGCGCAAGCAGCAGGCGATCCGGGCGATGGACCGGGGTGACCGTGCCAGCGCCATGGATTTTCTGACCGAGGCGGTCGGTCTTGCCCAGTCCATGCCTAGCCCCAGCCCGGAAGCGGCCGCGTCGCTGGTGGAGAGTACCGAGCTGCAACGGCTGTACGCTCAGGGCGACGACCGGCTGGCCCGCAAGCGGGCGCTCTCACAGGTATACGCCCGCAGCCAGAGCAAACCCAGAAAAGAATAACGACAGCAGCTGAGCCTTCCCAGACCGAGTGACCAACTCGTCCGGGAAGGCTCAGCTGCTGTGTGCTGGACGCTGCTCAACCATCGCTGCCACGAAGGATCAGCCTCTTCGATCCATTAACTTCCCTGAGGACGAGCCCCTCACCGAATCCCCCAAGTTCACCGATAGGTCGGCTCACGCTGGGCTGACAGCGTGGGGGCTCGTCCATCTCCCCGAATCTCTGGCAGATGCAGTTCCCGCCTCCGATCTGCCAGAGTGAGCGCATGGCCCGCCGCCTGCTTCTGCCCTCGCCCGCCCTGCGGCCGCTGGTGCAGGCGTATTACCTGCTGGACGACGACCGACCCCAGGCCGAGCAGTACGTCTTCTTGCCGGAACAGCTCGCCCACCTGACCTTTTCGTCGAGCCGCACGTGGAGCCTGGGCGCAGGTGGCCTGCTCACACCGGTGCCACATGCTGCCCTGGAGGGCCTGGTCACGGTGCCCGCACACCTGTACCTGGAAGGACCGCTCCGGACGCTCCGTGCCGAACTGTATCCCTGGGCAGCGCGGCAACTGTTCGGCTGGAGCTATCCGGATGCTCCGCTGGACCTGTTGGCGGGTGCGGCGGGCAGACAGGCAGCAGGGGCCGCACAGGCCATCAGCGCCGCTCTGAGAGCTCGCGACGACGAGACCGCGCTAGGGCTCCTGGAGGACTGGCTGCTGGCACTCGCCACCGGCCACCAGAGAGCAGGACAGGCAGGCCGCGGATGGACGGCAGGGGTAGGTGTGCAGGCCGCCGTGCAGCTCTATCACAGCGGTGGTCTGGGGCGGATGGCCGATCTGGCAGACGAACTGGAAGTGAGCGCCCGAACCCTGGAGCGCCAGTTCATGGAGGACGTGGGAATCGGTGCCAAGATGCTCGCCCGCCTCATCCGCTTCGAAACGGCACACAATGCCCTGACCCACGATCCACAGACACCGCTGGCCGCCCTTGCCTTCGATCTGGGATTCTTCGATCAGGCTCATCTGACCCGCGAGTTTCGCACCCTGGGCGGCGTAACGCCTGGCAGGTTCACCCAGCAGATCAGGGCGCGGCATTCAGCGAGCGAATGGCTCGACTTCCAGCAGGAAAACCCCCGCGTCCTGCTCCCTCAGCTACCGCTTTGAGGCAGTTCGCTGCTTTTTTGAAGCCTCTGCCACGACAGAGGCTTCAAAGAAAGTTCCGGAGTTTCGGGAGCCTCTAGAGGCTGGAGTGGGTGACAGGGGCCTGTGAGAGGCAGCACGGTGCATGTTCAGCTGGAGAGCAACGCCACTTTTGCAGCAAGCGCGGCCCTGAAGCCCAGATTGATTCGCAAAGGCAACGCGAACACAGTCGAGCAAAACGGCATCGATCCTCGCAGTCCCCGCAACTCGACAACGTGTATCAGTCTCAACGGCACTATCGGTCAACTTGGGGGGAACGAACAATCATGCTATCGGTCAACTTGGGGGGAACCGCTGAAAAAGTGCCTCCCAAAGGAAGAAAAAATCTGTTGTCTACCTTGCGCTGGCACTATCGGTGAACTTGGGGGAAAAGGGCCAAAAAGTATCGGTCAACTTGGGGAAAAAGGAAAAAGCACTATCGGTGAACTTGGGGGAAAAGGGCCAAAAAGTATCGGTCAACTTGGGGGAAAAGGGGAGGTGGTATCGGTCAACTTGGGGGAAATGAGGCCAAAAGTATCGGTGAACTTGGGGGAAATGGCCTAAAAGTATCGGTGAACTTGGGGGGAAATGGCCTATCAATACTGTCTCAGACACGAATCGGGGGAGCCTCTTGTTGTTGTTACAACAATTCTTTTAAATCTTTTAAACAAATAAAAGAACAACAACAAGAAGGCGACTCGGGGTAAACTGTCTGCACTCATGACCTTGAAACGAGGCGCTCAAGATCTTCCTGTCCGGTTCGAGGAAATGAATGTGCTGCGTCTGGGCCTGGTCAGCATGCAGGAACGCATTCCCGCGGACTATTCCAGCTGGGAAGAGACATTCGAGATCGACGGTCAACACGGCAAGGTCATCTGCAAGGCGCTGCCTGAGTACGGTGTGCCGCACGGCGTCGATAACGACGTCATAACAGCGCTGATTACCCTCTTCCGTGAGCAGGGTGATCCAGAAGATGGCCGGATGGTCACTTCCGCATACAGCCTGCTTCAGTTGGCCGGAATGGACGTCAACGGCGCGTCGTACCGGCTGCTGCGGGAAAGTCTGCAGCGGCTGTGGACGACGTCATACCAGATCACCCGGCTGTGGCGTGACCATCGCCGAGGACGATACACCACCGTGGGTCTGCGGATCGTTCACGAACTCGAATTCACCAGCAGCATCGAGGGCGACATCGACAGCGACTCTGCCCTCGTGCTGACATTGGCCCCAGCCCTGGTCAATTCCATCCGGGCAGGTTTCGTGAGGCCCATGGATCCACGGGTGGCACGCCTGCTCAAACGCCGTTCGACACGGGCGTTCTACCGCTTTCTGGATGCCAAGCGCCGCGACCCCACCAATCCGGAACGAATCACGATGGACCTGCAGATGTCGCTGATGGAGCTCAAGCAGGCCTGCAAGATCATCAACGATCAGCCAGACAAGATCCGCCGGTCGATTGAACCGGCCCATGAGGAACTGCTGGAGATCGGCTATCTGAAAGCGGTCGAGTATGAAGGCCGAGGAGCCAAGCAGCAGGTCATATACCGCTTCAGCCTCTTGACCACCGAGGAAGAGCCTCACGTGGCCTTCCGCACCGAGCTGGAAGCGCTGGGACTGAAAGCCCCGAGCCTGCGGACAGTCCTCGGCAGTCTCGACACGGCGGAGGTGCAGCGACGGCTGGCGAAGGCGCGGCAGGTCCTTGCCAGTTACGGTACGCCGCCACGCAATCCGGCAGCTGTCGCGGCAGACGTGCTGAAAAATCCCGAAAAATACGAGGCCCAGGCGGCGTTGCTGCCCCTCTCGCATGCACCTGTCAGAAAGGGTGCTGGCAGCAGTGCCGTGAGGGAAACGGCGGTGAAAGAGCCTCCCGTGCTGCTTCCCACGGGCGAGGATCAGATGAAGACCCTGCGCTTTCTGCTGAAGGCGCATCTGAGTGTGACCGAGATCGACGCATTGCAGGCAGCGACCCGGGATGGCCGCCTGGATGCAGGCACGCTGATCCGTGAAGCCAGTGCCGCCCGCGCCGCGCTGGGGATGCAGGCCTTTATTGACGATCTCCGCCGACAGCTCGCCTGAGCCGCTCGAATGGCTTCCTATCGGTGAACTTGGGGATTGGAGCTTCACCGAATCCAGTGATCGGGGAAGCTGCCGGAAGATTCTGAATTCAGGCAATGCGTGGAATCATCGGTCGGCTGTGGTCTCTTCGGCATACTGAACCCGCAGATAGCGCTCGGGAATCTCCCAGACGACCACCTGTGGCGGGGAGGTTTTCCATTCGCTGGAAGTCAGATACGCCGCCATCGGGCTGATAGGACCTTTGCCTTCCTGGGCGGCATTCAGGACCTCACTGCCCAGGAACTGCTGAAGCTGACCATCGAAGTTCCAGACGTTGTTCTTGGTACGGGCACTGTAGCTCGTGCCCACCAGAGCCACAGGAAGGCTCTCCGAGCTCAGCAGGAGACCTCCGCCCCCACTGTCGGTGCGCTCGGTGCTGCTGGTGCCTGTGAGGTCCCGGGAAGGCCCAATGTGACTGTCGATCGGCAGGTAGTTCAGGAGATCGCCGGATCTTGCCTGTGCCCGACTGAGGGTGGTCGCAAACTGAGCTGGCGGCAATCTTGTGTGAGTCGAGCGGATCGTCTGCGCGACTGTCTGCGCAGCCAGCGCGGCTCCGGCAGGTGACCAGTGCGTGTCGGTTCGGAGGAACAGTGCGGCGCTTCCGGTGTGGCGGGCGTGCTGAAACGCCGTCAGCAGATCCGGGGCTGTGATGCCCGCCTGGTGCAGCTGACGCAGGAAGTCGCTGTACTGGCTGACCAGTTGAGCAGGAACACGCCGTGAACCGACTTGATCGGCGTAGATCCTGGACTTGGCAGGAAGCAGGGCCACGACCAGGTCTACGCCCTGTGCATGAAGAATATCGTGTACATGGCGGATGTAGCGCAGTTTGCGGGTGCGCTCCAGTGAGTCGCCGGGTGCCGTCTGGAATTCCTCGGCGGTGTAGAGCCAGCCGTTCCTGCCGATCAGGGCACCGTCTCTGGCCTCATGGAACAGGGCGTAGTTGACGGTGGCCCAGAGGGCGACAGCGGGCGTTCTGAACGGGATTTCGGCGTCCAGAGTGTGTTCGTAGGCATGCGCCCACTGACCGGTCATCACGGGCTGGTCGTGTGGCCAGGTGCGCGTGGCAGGCGACGTGACCGCGAGAATTCCACCAGCAGCCACGATTCCAGCGAACACGAGGCCGGGCAGCCAGCTCAGGACGGTGCGTGCAGGCGCAGACGTCTGGGCCGGAAGCGTCTGGGAAAGCGGTGTGGGAGGCAGTGGCGTCTGGGGAAGTGGCGGGCTTCCTGGACTCATCTCGGTCATGTCGGGTCACCTCAGAACTGGAAGTACAGGAAGGGGGTATAGCTCTGTGCCGAGAGCTTCATGATGGCCAGCACGAAGAGGGGCAGCAGCGCCACGGTGGCCGCTGTCGCCAGCCCAGGCCGCAGCAGACGGCCGACGTTGCCGACCCGGCTGCCCCACAGGGGCGCGGCGTACACCAGCACCGCCGCGATCAGCATGGTCGCCAGTTCGCTGCCCCGGATCTGCCACGCCAGCGTGTCGCTCAGGCCCACGCCGTTCAGTCCGAGCATGCCCCGGTACATGTGCAGGGCGTCTGGCAGGCTGTCGGCCCGGAACATCACCCACCCCAGCATCACCAGCAGCAGGGTGCCGGGAATGGTCAGCCACGCCGGACCGGGTTTCCACAGCTTGGCTTCCTTCATGCGGCGCTCGACGACCAGAATGCTGCCGTGCCACATGCCCCACAGCACGAACGTCCAGTTTGCGCCGTGCCACAGGCCGCCCAGCACCATCGTGAGCCACAGGTTCAGATAGGTGCGGCCCCGCCCTTTGCGGTTGCCGCCCAGGCTGATGTACAGGTATTCGCGCAGCCAGCTGCTCAGGCTCATATGCCAGCGCCGCCAGAACTCGGTGATGCTGCGTGAAATGTACGGGTGATTGAAGTTTTCCGGGAAGGTGAAGCCCATCATCGCGGCC
The genomic region above belongs to Deinococcus sp. KNUC1210 and contains:
- a CDS encoding helix-turn-helix domain-containing protein; its protein translation is MARRLLLPSPALRPLVQAYYLLDDDRPQAEQYVFLPEQLAHLTFSSSRTWSLGAGGLLTPVPHAALEGLVTVPAHLYLEGPLRTLRAELYPWAARQLFGWSYPDAPLDLLAGAAGRQAAGAAQAISAALRARDDETALGLLEDWLLALATGHQRAGQAGRGWTAGVGVQAAVQLYHSGGLGRMADLADELEVSARTLERQFMEDVGIGAKMLARLIRFETAHNALTHDPQTPLAALAFDLGFFDQAHLTREFRTLGGVTPGRFTQQIRARHSASEWLDFQQENPRVLLPQLPL
- a CDS encoding replication initiator protein A — protein: MTLKRGAQDLPVRFEEMNVLRLGLVSMQERIPADYSSWEETFEIDGQHGKVICKALPEYGVPHGVDNDVITALITLFREQGDPEDGRMVTSAYSLLQLAGMDVNGASYRLLRESLQRLWTTSYQITRLWRDHRRGRYTTVGLRIVHELEFTSSIEGDIDSDSALVLTLAPALVNSIRAGFVRPMDPRVARLLKRRSTRAFYRFLDAKRRDPTNPERITMDLQMSLMELKQACKIINDQPDKIRRSIEPAHEELLEIGYLKAVEYEGRGAKQQVIYRFSLLTTEEEPHVAFRTELEALGLKAPSLRTVLGSLDTAEVQRRLAKARQVLASYGTPPRNPAAVAADVLKNPEKYEAQAALLPLSHAPVRKGAGSSAVRETAVKEPPVLLPTGEDQMKTLRFLLKAHLSVTEIDALQAATRDGRLDAGTLIREASAARAALGMQAFIDDLRRQLA